One Pseudorhodoplanes sinuspersici DNA segment encodes these proteins:
- a CDS encoding TetR/AcrR family transcriptional regulator, with protein MRRSPSRLTPPARPLPPAPGNEAKKRSTHRRSAEIIEAAAQIFAERGYHGATTQDIADVLNIRQASLYYYFPSKEVALELVCMRGVEGFFETAKAIAGGPGTATERLSGLIRAHISPLLDRRNFVKVFLTQRQFLPAHSRRKVGKGSRGVEAIFEGVLRDGQRSGEFRSDMDTRLTTLSILSVVNGCAAWYEREQVSIERIGGEFIRFILGGIAQPMGGPGTKPRQTRQSR; from the coding sequence GTGCGCCGGAGCCCGTCACGGCTCACGCCGCCGGCCCGGCCGCTGCCGCCCGCTCCCGGCAATGAGGCGAAGAAACGCAGCACGCACCGGCGCTCCGCCGAGATCATCGAGGCGGCGGCGCAGATTTTTGCCGAGCGCGGCTATCATGGCGCCACCACACAGGACATCGCCGACGTCCTGAATATCCGCCAGGCCAGCCTGTATTATTATTTCCCGTCCAAGGAAGTGGCGCTGGAACTCGTCTGCATGCGCGGCGTCGAAGGCTTTTTCGAAACCGCCAAGGCCATCGCCGGCGGTCCCGGCACGGCCACCGAAAGGCTGTCAGGCCTGATCCGCGCGCATATTTCGCCGCTTCTGGATCGCCGAAATTTCGTCAAGGTGTTCCTCACCCAGCGGCAATTCCTGCCTGCCCATAGCCGCCGCAAGGTGGGCAAGGGTTCGCGCGGCGTCGAGGCGATTTTCGAAGGCGTCCTCAGGGACGGGCAGCGCAGCGGCGAATTCCGCAGCGACATGGATACGCGCCTGACAACATTGTCCATTCTCTCCGTGGTGAACGGCTGCGCCGCCTGGTACGAGCGCGAACAGGTGTCGATCGAGCGCATCGGCGGCGAATTCATCCGCTTCATTCTCGGCGGGATCGCGCAACCTATGGGTGGGCCGGGCACAAAGCCGCGGCAAACGCGCCAGAGCCGCTAA
- a CDS encoding 5-methyltetrahydropteroyltriglutamate--homocysteine S-methyltransferase — protein sequence MIEKPQGRPPFRADHVGSLLRPPVLRQAFKDHMAGRIDDAQFTAIQDQCIRDVVKMQEEVGLKVVNDGEFRRGSYWSRFVERVEGFGIKTAVFKFRDDHGHEVEFTAPYAHGKLRRTKPLALDEYEFLAGITTLTGKITLPAPSTMHFYRATDFADRSAYADVKSFFADLTRVFREEIADLVKAGCKYIQLDEVAIALLCDPAIRQQVEAAGMKPDELVDLYIESINESVAGAPDDVVFGVHMCRGNFKGHYLASGGYESVAERFFTNTKVNHFLLEYDTQRAGDFKPLRFVKGKGVVLGLISSKTPVLESLDDLKRRTEEATQYIDLDRLAISPQCGFASTVAGNPVTEADQRKKLELEVRAAQAIWG from the coding sequence ATGATCGAGAAGCCGCAAGGCCGTCCCCCTTTCCGCGCCGACCATGTCGGGAGCCTGTTGCGTCCGCCGGTGTTGCGGCAGGCGTTCAAGGATCACATGGCGGGGCGCATCGATGACGCGCAATTCACGGCGATACAGGATCAATGTATCCGCGACGTCGTCAAGATGCAGGAAGAGGTTGGCCTGAAAGTCGTCAATGACGGCGAATTCCGCCGCGGCTCCTATTGGAGCCGGTTTGTCGAGCGGGTCGAAGGCTTTGGCATCAAGACGGCGGTGTTCAAGTTCCGCGACGATCACGGCCATGAGGTCGAGTTCACCGCACCCTATGCGCATGGCAAGCTGCGCCGCACAAAGCCGCTGGCGCTGGACGAATACGAATTCCTTGCCGGCATCACCACGCTGACCGGCAAGATCACGCTGCCGGCACCCTCGACGATGCATTTCTATCGGGCGACCGATTTCGCCGACAGGTCAGCCTATGCGGATGTGAAGAGCTTCTTTGCCGATCTGACGCGGGTGTTTCGTGAGGAGATCGCCGATCTGGTGAAGGCCGGCTGCAAATATATCCAGCTCGATGAAGTGGCGATCGCGCTCCTTTGCGATCCGGCGATCCGCCAGCAGGTCGAAGCCGCCGGCATGAAGCCGGACGAACTGGTCGATCTCTATATCGAGAGCATCAACGAGTCCGTCGCCGGCGCGCCGGACGATGTGGTGTTCGGCGTGCATATGTGCCGCGGCAATTTCAAGGGGCATTACCTTGCCTCGGGCGGCTACGAGTCCGTCGCCGAGAGGTTCTTCACAAACACCAAGGTCAATCACTTCCTGCTGGAATACGACACGCAGCGCGCCGGCGATTTCAAGCCGCTGCGGTTCGTCAAAGGCAAGGGCGTGGTGCTCGGCCTGATCAGCAGCAAGACGCCGGTGCTGGAATCTCTGGACGACCTCAAGCGCCGGACCGAGGAGGCGACGCAGTATATCGATCTCGATCGCCTCGCGATCTCGCCGCAATGCGGCTTTGCCTCGACCGTTGCCGGCAATCCGGTAACGGAAGCCGATCAGCGCAAGAAGCTCGAACTCGAAGTGCGCGCAGCGCAGGCGATTTGGGGCTAA
- a CDS encoding efflux RND transporter periplasmic adaptor subunit, protein MRRQIVVTSTLLLVLAAGFYGVRTYAPALFNRAQAQDNGQKRAQAVIPVVTAPVEQGAFPVRRRSIGLLESPAIVVVRSRIDSQMTEKHVNDGQLVRKGDLLFTLDDRELKAVIARNEATLAKDEAARDRAKADLQRTEELLSRNVAARQQLDEKTADFKAAEATVEADKAQLDNDRIRLGYTRITAPITGRLGVIRTTPGNLVSSSDANGLVTITQIKPIRVSFTLPERDLAALRAGARRTPPPTVRVFAAGNTEPLASGQLNFVDSSVDTTTGTIMAKATFANDNLSLWPGQYVDVEIDLDSRPDVLSIPTVALQTGQKGPFVFVVKPDGTADLRNVEIGSAVGDRTAIRSGLKAGERVVVEGQLRLANGARVRDQAEKPDEKGAPKPAPHAKSSRSDAPQKEAAR, encoded by the coding sequence ATGCGGCGACAGATCGTCGTTACCAGCACACTTCTTCTCGTTCTCGCGGCGGGGTTTTACGGGGTCCGGACCTACGCGCCGGCGCTGTTCAATCGCGCCCAAGCGCAGGACAACGGGCAGAAGCGGGCGCAGGCGGTGATTCCCGTCGTCACCGCGCCGGTCGAGCAGGGCGCGTTTCCGGTGCGGCGGCGAAGCATCGGTCTTCTCGAATCGCCGGCCATCGTTGTGGTGCGCTCGCGCATCGACAGCCAGATGACCGAGAAGCACGTCAATGACGGGCAGCTCGTGCGCAAGGGCGATCTCCTCTTCACGCTGGACGATCGCGAACTGAAAGCGGTGATTGCTCGCAACGAGGCGACGCTGGCGAAGGACGAGGCTGCGCGCGATCGGGCCAAGGCCGATCTGCAGCGCACCGAAGAATTGCTGTCCAGGAATGTCGCCGCGCGCCAGCAGCTCGATGAGAAGACCGCGGATTTCAAGGCGGCCGAGGCCACGGTCGAAGCCGACAAGGCGCAACTGGATAACGACAGGATCCGCCTTGGCTATACCAGGATCACCGCGCCGATCACCGGCCGTCTCGGTGTCATCCGCACAACACCGGGCAACCTTGTCTCCTCGTCCGACGCCAACGGTCTTGTCACCATCACGCAGATCAAGCCGATCCGCGTCTCGTTCACATTGCCGGAACGCGACCTCGCGGCCCTGCGCGCCGGCGCGCGAAGGACGCCGCCGCCAACGGTGCGCGTCTTTGCCGCCGGCAACACGGAGCCGCTCGCCAGCGGACAGCTGAACTTCGTCGATTCCTCGGTCGATACGACGACCGGCACGATCATGGCGAAGGCAACCTTCGCCAACGACAATCTCAGTCTCTGGCCGGGCCAGTATGTGGATGTCGAGATCGATCTCGATTCGCGTCCCGATGTCCTCAGCATTCCGACCGTGGCTTTGCAGACCGGCCAGAAAGGCCCGTTCGTGTTTGTGGTGAAGCCGGACGGCACGGCTGACCTGCGCAATGTCGAAATCGGCAGCGCGGTCGGCGACCGCACCGCGATTCGCTCCGGTCTGAAGGCGGGCGAGCGCGTGGTCGTCGAAGGCCAGCTTCGTCTGGCCAACGGCGCGCGGGTGCGTGACCAGGCGGAGAAGCCGGATGAGAAAGGTGCGCCCAAGCCGGCGCCCCATGCCAAGAGCAGCCGCAGCGACGCGCCGCAGAAGGAAGCGGCGCGATGA
- a CDS encoding efflux RND transporter permease subunit, producing the protein MNISEFCIRHPVTTTLMSLAIIIGGIFAYTYLPVAALPRTEFPTINVSANLSGASPDTMANSVATPLIKQFTTISGIDSISATSSQGSTSIVIQFNLDRDIDSAAADVQSAIARTQRRLPPEMTELPSYRKVNPADAPVLLLAITSDTTPLPDLDAFAQQVISPALSTIQGVAQVLVYGSQKFAVRIQLDPNALAARGIGVNEVQEAVAAANANTPVGTLRNKQQQLTIQADTELGDAAHFREIIVTTRGGRPVRLGDVATVTDSVEDNQAASWFGGTRAIILAIQRQPEANTVDVVDRVKAMLPSFEDDLPRDSKIEILNDRSSSIREAVEDVQFTLMLVIALVIMVIFVFLRRFTATLIPALAVPISLIGTLGAMYLFDFSIDNISLLALTLAVGLVVDDAIVMFENIYRYMEEEGLGAFEAAIKGSREIGFTIISITVSLVAVFIPVLLMGGIVGRIFHEFAVVVTVALAVSAFVSLTLTPMLCSKMLVPPERDENGHVPPETGWRAALESGLNAMTRAYDKGVQWSLRHQRFMLGVFFATLIGTVYFFYVTPKGFFPQEDIGQISVSTEARPDISYDAMVALQKQVEDALLKSPYVKSVASIVGAGGSSTGLNRGRMFVELKPRSERPAMPELLRIFRRDLSFPGINVVMSPVQNLRIGGRSSRSEYQFVMQSVRKDEMRDWARKMTTAMAADPHFTDVNNDLEDGAIQVTVNVDKDKAASLGINADQIRSTLYSGFGQRQVSTIYGSGDTFSVLMEFDPRINWNTDDLGNIRIRTPNGQLVPLSSIATVERTPGDLTVNQLGQLPAVTISFNLPQGVALGDAVAQTEVLKDQIGVPSTISTTFSGTAQTFQQSLANQGILLAAAVITIYMVLGMLYESYIHPLTILTGLPSAVVGALGGLVLFGMDLSVIAIIGLLMLIGIVKKNAIMMIDVALDLQRNKNMPPAEAIYQACILRFRPIMMTTFAAILGTLPIAIGHGASSELRQPLGIAVVGGLIVSQFLTLFITPVLYLYMDRLGDAMNRGRLRVMQAFRGKPAATG; encoded by the coding sequence ATGAATATTTCCGAGTTCTGCATCCGCCATCCCGTCACCACGACGCTGATGTCGCTCGCCATCATCATCGGTGGCATCTTTGCGTATACCTATCTGCCGGTCGCGGCGCTGCCGCGCACCGAATTCCCGACCATCAACGTGTCGGCCAATTTGTCGGGCGCGTCGCCCGATACGATGGCCAATTCGGTGGCGACGCCGCTGATCAAGCAATTCACCACCATCAGCGGCATCGACTCGATCAGCGCAACCTCGTCGCAAGGATCGACCTCGATCGTGATCCAGTTCAATCTCGATCGTGACATCGACAGCGCCGCCGCCGACGTGCAGTCAGCCATCGCGCGCACCCAGCGGCGTCTGCCGCCGGAAATGACCGAGTTGCCGAGCTACCGCAAAGTCAATCCGGCCGACGCGCCGGTCCTGCTGCTGGCGATCACCAGCGATACGACGCCATTGCCCGACCTCGATGCCTTCGCCCAGCAGGTGATCTCGCCAGCGTTGTCGACGATCCAGGGCGTCGCGCAGGTGCTGGTCTATGGCAGCCAGAAATTTGCCGTCCGCATCCAGCTCGATCCGAATGCGCTGGCGGCGCGCGGCATCGGCGTCAACGAGGTGCAGGAGGCGGTGGCGGCGGCCAACGCCAATACGCCGGTCGGCACATTGCGCAACAAGCAGCAGCAACTGACGATCCAGGCCGATACCGAACTCGGCGATGCCGCGCATTTCCGCGAGATCATCGTGACCACCCGCGGCGGGCGCCCGGTGCGGCTCGGCGATGTCGCGACGGTGACGGATTCGGTGGAGGACAATCAGGCGGCGAGCTGGTTCGGTGGCACCCGCGCCATCATTCTGGCGATCCAGCGGCAGCCGGAAGCGAACACGGTCGATGTGGTGGACCGCGTCAAGGCGATGCTGCCAAGTTTCGAGGACGACCTGCCGCGCGATTCCAAGATCGAGATTCTCAACGATCGCTCGAGCTCGATCCGCGAAGCGGTCGAGGATGTTCAGTTCACGCTCATGCTGGTGATCGCGCTGGTGATCATGGTCATCTTCGTCTTCCTGCGAAGGTTCACCGCGACGCTGATCCCGGCGCTGGCGGTGCCGATTTCGCTGATCGGCACGCTGGGAGCGATGTATCTGTTCGATTTCAGTATCGACAACATCTCGCTGCTGGCGCTGACGCTCGCGGTCGGCCTCGTCGTCGACGACGCCATCGTGATGTTCGAAAATATCTATCGGTATATGGAAGAGGAGGGACTTGGCGCCTTCGAGGCGGCGATCAAGGGCAGCCGCGAGATCGGCTTCACCATCATCTCCATCACTGTGTCGCTGGTGGCGGTGTTCATCCCGGTGCTGCTGATGGGCGGCATCGTCGGCCGCATCTTCCACGAATTCGCGGTTGTGGTGACGGTGGCGCTAGCCGTGTCGGCTTTTGTGTCGCTGACGCTGACGCCGATGCTGTGCTCGAAAATGCTGGTGCCGCCGGAGCGTGATGAGAACGGTCACGTCCCGCCCGAAACCGGCTGGCGCGCCGCGCTGGAGAGCGGGCTCAACGCCATGACCCGTGCCTATGACAAGGGCGTGCAATGGAGCCTGCGGCATCAGCGTTTCATGCTCGGCGTGTTCTTTGCCACGCTGATCGGCACCGTGTATTTCTTCTATGTCACGCCCAAAGGCTTCTTCCCGCAGGAGGATATCGGCCAGATCTCGGTTTCGACCGAAGCGCGGCCGGATATCTCCTATGATGCGATGGTGGCGCTGCAGAAGCAGGTCGAGGATGCGCTGCTGAAATCGCCTTACGTGAAGAGTGTCGCATCGATCGTTGGCGCCGGTGGCAGCTCGACCGGGCTCAATCGCGGCCGCATGTTCGTCGAGTTGAAGCCACGCTCGGAGCGGCCGGCGATGCCGGAATTGCTGCGCATCTTCCGCCGGGACTTGTCATTCCCCGGCATCAATGTGGTGATGTCGCCAGTGCAGAACCTGCGCATCGGAGGCCGTTCGAGCCGCAGCGAATATCAGTTCGTGATGCAGAGCGTACGCAAGGACGAGATGCGCGACTGGGCGCGCAAGATGACGACGGCGATGGCGGCCGATCCGCATTTCACCGACGTCAATAACGACCTTGAGGACGGCGCGATCCAGGTCACGGTCAATGTCGACAAGGACAAGGCCGCCTCGCTCGGCATCAATGCCGATCAGATCCGCTCGACGCTGTATTCGGGCTTCGGCCAGCGTCAGGTTTCGACCATCTATGGCAGCGGCGACACTTTCAGCGTGCTGATGGAATTCGATCCGCGCATTAACTGGAATACCGACGATCTCGGCAATATCCGCATCCGCACGCCGAACGGGCAGCTCGTGCCCTTAAGTTCGATTGCGACGGTGGAGCGCACGCCGGGCGATCTGACCGTCAACCAACTCGGCCAGCTCCCGGCGGTGACGATCTCGTTCAACCTGCCGCAGGGCGTGGCGCTGGGCGACGCCGTTGCGCAGACCGAAGTGCTGAAAGACCAGATCGGCGTGCCGAGCACGATCAGCACCACTTTTTCCGGCACCGCGCAGACCTTCCAGCAATCGCTCGCCAATCAGGGCATCCTGCTCGCGGCGGCGGTGATCACCATCTACATGGTGCTGGGGATGCTGTATGAGAGCTACATTCATCCGCTCACCATCCTCACCGGTCTGCCGTCCGCTGTGGTCGGTGCGCTCGGCGGTCTCGTGCTGTTCGGCATGGATCTCAGCGTCATCGCGATCATCGGTCTTCTGATGCTGATCGGCATCGTCAAGAAGAACGCGATCATGATGATCGACGTTGCGCTCGATCTTCAGCGCAACAAGAACATGCCACCGGCGGAGGCGATCTATCAGGCCTGTATCCTGCGCTTCCGTCCGATCATGATGACGACCTTCGCGGCGATCCTCGGCACGCTGCCGATCGCGATCGGGCATGGCGCGAGTTCTGAGTTGCGCCAGCCGCTCGGCATCGCCGTGGTCGGCGGCCTCATCGTGTCGCAATTTCTGACGCTGTTCATCACGCCGGTTCTCTATCTCTACATGGACCGGCTCGGCGATGCGATGAATCGCGGCCGTCTGCGCGTGATGCAGGCGTTTCGTGGCAAACCGGCGGCGACGGGGTGA
- a CDS encoding dioxygenase, with protein MTYVTEENLTDLAVERWSNIPDPRLRQIMTSLVKHLHGFVRDIEPTQQEWFAAIDWLTRTGQICDAKRQEFILSSDVLGISMLVDSINNRAPGAATPSTVEGPFHIANSPEVADGGNMADGAPGIPCFITGKITDIDGKPIAGAMLDMWQTDGDGLYEAQIEGAEGYMRGIYHSNPDGSYSVRTVAPIGYTIPMDGPVGELMRKTKISHMRPAHVHFHIAAPGYKSLTTHLFQKGCQFIDTDVVFGVKEPLIVEFIEHPAGKAPNGDIVDRPFYEVKYDFKLAKAAAAQKAA; from the coding sequence ATGACTTACGTGACTGAAGAGAACCTGACCGACCTCGCTGTCGAGCGCTGGAGCAACATTCCCGATCCGCGCCTGCGCCAGATCATGACGTCGCTGGTGAAGCACCTGCACGGCTTCGTGCGCGATATCGAACCGACGCAGCAGGAATGGTTCGCCGCCATCGACTGGCTGACCCGCACCGGCCAGATCTGCGACGCCAAGCGCCAGGAATTCATCCTGTCGTCCGACGTCCTCGGCATCTCCATGCTGGTCGATTCCATCAACAATCGCGCGCCCGGCGCTGCCACGCCTTCGACTGTGGAAGGCCCGTTCCATATCGCCAATTCGCCGGAAGTCGCCGATGGCGGCAACATGGCGGACGGCGCCCCCGGCATCCCCTGCTTCATCACCGGCAAGATCACCGATATCGACGGCAAGCCGATCGCCGGCGCCATGCTCGACATGTGGCAGACCGACGGTGATGGTCTGTACGAAGCGCAGATCGAAGGTGCCGAAGGCTATATGCGCGGCATCTATCATTCCAATCCGGATGGCAGCTATTCGGTCCGCACCGTCGCGCCGATCGGTTACACCATTCCGATGGACGGTCCGGTCGGCGAATTGATGCGCAAGACCAAGATCAGCCACATGCGGCCGGCGCACGTGCATTTCCATATCGCCGCGCCCGGCTATAAGAGCCTGACCACGCATCTGTTCCAGAAGGGCTGCCAATTCATCGACACCGACGTGGTGTTCGGCGTGAAGGAGCCGTTGATCGTCGAGTTCATCGAACATCCCGCCGGCAAGGCGCCGAATGGCGATATCGTCGACCGTCCGTTCTACGAAGTGAAATACGACTTCAAGCTGGCCAAGGCCGCCGCCGCGCAGAAAGCGGCTTAG
- the pqqA gene encoding pyrroloquinoline quinone precursor peptide PqqA, translated as MAWTTPTLVEICIGLEINGYLPPEF; from the coding sequence ATGGCTTGGACGACCCCGACGCTTGTCGAGATCTGCATCGGCCTTGAGATCAACGGCTATTTGCCCCCGGAATTCTGA
- the pqqB gene encoding pyrroloquinoline quinone biosynthesis protein PqqB: MTALVLGAAAGGGFPQWNCRCPVCALAWDGDPRVQPRTQASIAVSVDGQRWLLCNASPDLRAQILANAALQPKAPLRHSPIAAVLLTGAEIDQCSGLLTLRERQTFLLYATVATHSAVLDNPMFSVLHQDDVLRRVVSPGESFAPLGDMAVEIFTVPGKMPLYLEGKNPQIEESAVNIGVEIESGGKRLIFIPGAAALTPSIRERLSRADAVLFDGTLFTDDEMIMTGTGTKTGMRMGHMPIDGENGSLAALSPLAARRIFIHINNTNPVLIEGSPERRRVEDAGFEIAYDGMEIEL; the protein is encoded by the coding sequence CTGACGGCGCTCGTTCTCGGAGCGGCCGCCGGAGGCGGCTTTCCGCAATGGAATTGCCGTTGTCCTGTCTGCGCCCTGGCGTGGGATGGCGATCCGCGCGTGCAGCCGCGGACGCAAGCCAGCATCGCTGTATCGGTAGACGGGCAGCGCTGGCTGCTCTGCAATGCCTCGCCCGATCTGCGTGCACAGATTCTCGCCAATGCTGCGTTGCAACCAAAAGCCCCTCTCAGGCATTCACCCATTGCCGCTGTTCTGTTGACCGGCGCGGAAATCGATCAGTGCAGCGGATTGCTGACGCTGCGCGAGCGCCAGACGTTCCTGCTTTACGCAACGGTGGCGACGCATTCCGCCGTTCTCGACAATCCGATGTTTTCCGTCCTGCATCAGGATGATGTGTTGCGCCGCGTTGTTTCACCCGGTGAAAGCTTCGCGCCATTGGGCGACATGGCAGTGGAAATCTTCACCGTGCCCGGCAAGATGCCGCTCTATCTGGAAGGCAAGAATCCGCAGATTGAGGAGAGCGCCGTGAATATCGGCGTCGAGATCGAAAGCGGCGGCAAGCGCCTCATCTTCATTCCCGGTGCGGCGGCGCTGACACCTTCCATTCGCGAGCGACTGTCGCGCGCCGATGCGGTGTTGTTCGACGGTACGCTGTTCACCGACGACGAGATGATCATGACCGGTACCGGGACGAAGACCGGCATGCGCATGGGCCACATGCCGATCGATGGCGAGAATGGATCGCTTGCGGCATTGTCGCCTCTCGCCGCGCGCCGCATCTTCATCCATATCAACAACACAAATCCGGTTCTGATCGAAGGCTCGCCGGAACGCCGCCGGGTTGAAGATGCGGGTTTCGAAATTGCCTATGACGGCATGGAGATCGAGTTGTGA
- the pqqE gene encoding pyrroloquinoline quinone biosynthesis protein PqqE, with the protein MDRAAPQLPAPLGLLAELTHRCPLGCPYCSNPLALDAPKDELDTQTWARVFREAASLGVLQVHLSGGEPASRRDLPEIAKSASEAGLYTNLITSGIGLTDKTLDALASGGLDHVQVSIQDSEPSSADTIAGYDGAFARKHALAGQVVAHGIPLTVNIVVHRRNIERIDDMVAMALAMKAARVEIAHVQYYGWALKNRAALMPTPEQAMHAVSVVEALRKQHHGKIVIDSALPDYYARYPKPCMGGWGRRSLNVTPSGKVLPCHAAEVIPGLEFWNVREHSLADIWRLSPAFNAFRGTDWMAEPCRSCPKQREDFGGCRCQAFLLTGDAHATDPVCHLSPLHDDVARIAKVHDEKFEYRRYQRESVTAS; encoded by the coding sequence GTGGACCGGGCCGCACCGCAATTGCCTGCGCCTCTCGGTCTCCTCGCCGAGTTGACGCATCGCTGTCCGCTCGGCTGTCCCTATTGCTCCAATCCGCTGGCGCTGGACGCACCGAAGGATGAACTCGATACGCAGACCTGGGCGCGGGTGTTCCGCGAGGCGGCGTCGCTCGGCGTGTTGCAGGTGCATCTGTCCGGCGGTGAGCCGGCCTCGCGGCGCGACCTGCCGGAGATCGCCAAATCCGCGAGCGAGGCGGGCCTCTATACCAACCTCATCACCTCCGGCATTGGCCTGACTGACAAGACGCTTGATGCGCTCGCGTCCGGCGGCCTCGATCACGTGCAGGTGTCCATCCAGGACAGCGAGCCATCATCCGCCGATACCATTGCCGGCTATGACGGCGCCTTCGCGCGCAAGCATGCGCTGGCCGGGCAGGTTGTCGCGCATGGCATACCGCTAACGGTGAATATCGTTGTGCACCGGCGCAACATCGAGCGCATCGACGATATGGTAGCGATGGCGCTGGCGATGAAAGCGGCCCGGGTCGAGATCGCGCATGTGCAGTATTACGGCTGGGCGCTGAAGAACCGCGCCGCATTGATGCCAACGCCCGAGCAGGCAATGCACGCGGTGTCCGTCGTCGAGGCGCTGCGCAAACAGCATCACGGCAAGATCGTCATCGATTCCGCACTGCCGGATTATTATGCGCGCTACCCGAAGCCGTGCATGGGCGGCTGGGGACGGCGCTCTCTCAATGTCACACCCTCCGGTAAAGTCTTGCCGTGCCATGCGGCGGAAGTGATCCCCGGCCTCGAATTCTGGAATGTGCGTGAGCATTCGCTCGCCGATATCTGGAGATTATCGCCGGCGTTTAACGCCTTCCGCGGCACCGACTGGATGGCCGAGCCCTGCCGCTCCTGTCCGAAGCAGCGCGAGGATTTCGGCGGCTGCCGCTGCCAGGCATTCCTTCTGACCGGCGACGCACATGCTACAGATCCGGTCTGTCATTTGTCTCCGCTGCATGACGATGTCGCGCGCATCGCAAAAGTTCACGATGAGAAATTTGAATATCGCCGCTACCAGCGCGAGTCCGTGACCGCATCCTGA
- a CDS encoding PQQ-dependent sugar dehydrogenase, whose product MNLHRLTRAVLLAGGIAGTFALTVAPAISQAPPGMSTMDKSDPAASKQDANLKPHATPPLVTPVDKLPIDKIKLPSGFKAEVWSSGHPGARTMVQGPKGTIFMGTRQLGRVYAITEKDGKREVKTLLQGLTQPNGLAIKDGALYVLAINKVLRFDDIENKLDNPGEGVDLTEKFGLPPEIHHNWKYAAFGPDGKLYIQVGANCNICEINPGIHGQIRRYNPDGSGMEIVARGVRNTVGFDWHPVTKELWFTDNGRDWAGDAGPEDELNRVAKGQEGAFYGFPYCHANGIPDPDIKKPNPCAGVVMPAALTGPHSAGLGLIFYTGEMFPKTYQNVGLIARRGSWNKAQKFGYDVVVARTTPDGKAKIEPFMTGFLDEKANAFHGRPVYLLQMKDGSLLVSDEQNGAIYRISYDGKMATGSTPKKKR is encoded by the coding sequence ATGAACCTGCATCGACTGACCCGCGCCGTTCTCCTCGCCGGTGGTATCGCCGGCACATTTGCGCTGACCGTGGCACCAGCCATCTCGCAAGCGCCTCCCGGCATGAGCACGATGGACAAATCCGATCCCGCAGCCAGCAAGCAGGATGCGAATCTGAAGCCGCATGCGACGCCACCACTGGTGACGCCGGTGGACAAGCTGCCGATTGACAAGATCAAGCTGCCGTCCGGTTTCAAGGCCGAGGTGTGGTCCAGCGGCCACCCCGGTGCGCGCACCATGGTGCAGGGACCGAAGGGCACGATCTTCATGGGCACGCGCCAGCTCGGCCGCGTCTATGCGATCACCGAGAAGGACGGCAAGCGCGAGGTGAAGACGCTGCTGCAGGGGCTGACGCAACCGAACGGCCTCGCCATCAAGGACGGCGCGCTTTATGTGCTCGCCATCAACAAGGTGCTGCGCTTCGACGATATCGAGAACAAGCTCGACAATCCGGGCGAGGGCGTGGACCTGACGGAGAAGTTCGGCTTGCCGCCGGAAATCCATCACAACTGGAAATACGCCGCCTTCGGTCCGGACGGGAAACTCTACATCCAGGTCGGCGCCAATTGTAACATCTGCGAAATCAATCCCGGCATTCATGGCCAGATCCGCCGCTACAATCCCGACGGCAGCGGCATGGAGATCGTGGCGCGCGGCGTGCGCAACACGGTCGGCTTCGACTGGCATCCGGTGACCAAGGAATTGTGGTTCACCGACAATGGCCGCGACTGGGCCGGCGATGCCGGACCGGAAGACGAACTGAACCGCGTGGCCAAGGGGCAGGAGGGCGCCTTCTACGGCTTTCCCTATTGTCATGCCAACGGCATTCCCGATCCCGACATCAAGAAGCCGAATCCTTGCGCGGGCGTGGTAATGCCGGCGGCGCTGACCGGGCCGCATTCGGCCGGGCTCGGCCTCATCTTCTATACCGGCGAGATGTTCCCCAAGACCTATCAGAATGTCGGCCTGATCGCGCGGCGCGGTTCGTGGAACAAGGCGCAGAAATTCGGCTATGACGTCGTGGTGGCGCGCACCACGCCGGACGGCAAGGCGAAGATCGAGCCGTTCATGACCGGTTTCCTCGACGAGAAGGCCAATGCCTTCCATGGACGGCCGGTTTATCTGTTGCAGATGAAGGACGGGTCGCTGCTCGTCTCCGACGAACAGAATGGTGCGATCTATCGCATTTCCTACGATGGCAAGATGGCGACGGGATCGACGCCGAAGAAGAAGCGGTAG